A segment of the Fibrobacter succinogenes subsp. succinogenes S85 genome:
TCAGTAGCCGTGCGTGGCTAGGGATTGATACGACGGGCGGCAAGAAGGATACGACTTGGGGCAAGAGCCAGGACCTGACTGAAGACGCATTGAATGTGTTGCAACAGACGTTTGACAATATTCGCGCGAACAAGGGTTTTGTAATTGTGCGTATCTGTTATGACCCGTGGTACAATGGTCGCAGTAACGTGACCCCGGAACACAAGTGGGTGTTACGCCATGTGGAACAGCTCGCGCCTGTGCTTTCGAAGAATACTGATGTGATCGTCGCGCTTGAAATGGGCATGCACGGCGCCTATGGCGAAATGCATTCCGACACGAGCATTACTTACGACCGCGTTACCGAAGCGACGAACCTGATGCTCCGCAATACGCCTCCCGAACTCAAGATTCTCACGCGAACGGGCAACTATTCAGCGAAGGTACTCGGCTTTGATAACTGGGGCGTGGACTTCCATATCGATGGCGAAAAGTTTGCTGAAATTGCAAAGGCCAAGGGCGATACGATGTACCGCGTGGGAATGTTCAATGACGGCTACTTGGGTACGCAATACGATTACGGCACGTGGGGCGCGGATTGCAAGACTTCTATCTGCCGTGAAGAAGGTGTTGCCTGGCTTGAAAAGTACGGCATCAACACGCCTTATGGCGGTGAAGCGCTTACGACGGCGAACGGCTACCAGGTCATCAATACGCCGGAGTTCTTGGCATACGAAGGTTTCCGCACGCACACGAGCTATTTGAATATCCAGTGGAACAACAACCTGATTAATAGCTGGAAAAAGACGCTGTTCAAGCAGAAAGATTTTGATTATGACCCGGCGCGAGTCGATTCGCTGACAGGTTTCAAGTACATCAATGACCACTTGGGCTACCGCTTTGTACTGCGTGAATCATGGCTGAGCGATACGGTGGGTTCTGACCATGTGCTCCATGCAAAATTCCGCGTGCAGAACGTGGGCTTTGGCAACCTCACTTGGAAGGCTCCGGTAAAGCTTGCCGTTTTGGAAGACCTGGAAGGTAGCGATTTGGATATGTGCCCTGACATGGATTATGTGGACCTGCCTGATGTTGATTTTCGAAACGTCCATAGCCGCACCATTTCAATTGCGGGTGGTGATACTGTGATGACTTTTGACGGTAACAACGAAATTGAGGTTTCCGTTAAACTGGGCAAACTTCGTTATCGTAATTATCAGGTGTATTTGAAGGTGGGCAACATTGAGTTTGCCAATGATAAGCCTAGTGGAAAGGGTACTTGTGGCCTAGAACAGCCTGCCGCTTATTTGGGCAAGTTCTATTTTGATGAAAGTGTTCAGTCTATTGCTCCGCGTGTAGTTCGTGGCTCTGTGCAAAAGTCGCAAACGCCTTATGTGGAGCGGGTTCGCAACAACATGATCATCCGCAATGGCGAGCGTTCTTATAGGTTAAACGGAGCTGGAATAACGCCGTAAAACGCTAAATAAATTTTGCGTGTTTTATGTAACTTTTTGCAAATGAATGAATCCATGCAAATTTTTCAGTATATATTAATCGCATGCAAAACTGGTACTTTATTATTGTTGTTTCTATAATTTTTGTCTCTGCCTTGTTCGCTTCTGCTGCATCGACTCCGATGTAGTGAAAACAAGAAACGCTACCGATTGTCGCTAACCATTAATGGCTAAAAATATATATTAGGGGTATGACTTTACGTTCTATCCTCTTTTGTCGTTTTGCGGTGGTGTTGTCTGCGCTTTTGTCTTTGTCGGCGAGCGCGTTTGCAAAAGAAAAAGTCTTTGAAGAAAAAATCGATTCGCTGTTTTCAAAGCGGATGGAACTCCCAATGGTGAGTTCTAAGCTGGAACGATTGAATGGTAAGTTTGTTCCGGTCTGTGGCAACGTGATAGATGAAGTTGATGAGCACACTCTTGACTTGTTGGCGGATGACGATTTGTTTGCGGCGGAGAGCCTTTACAATATCTTGAATGAGCGGATGCTTTTGAGGAACAAATCTCTTTTGCAAAAGGCTTCGCCAGAAATCCAGCGCAAGTATAAAAGCCTTTCGAGCCGATTTAACTTCATCAATTTGGAACGGATTAGAATCCACGTTGATTTTTATTATGACCGCGAAAAGCGTAATTGGGTCCGCCCGGTCAGTGATTCTGTAATCACCATGACGATGATTGTCAAGTCGGGGTATTTCCTTTATCAGGACGGTGATTCCGTAATTGATATACGCCGCTATGGCTATTACATTCCGGGCTCGAACGTAAAGCGCATTTTCTTTAGCGATGGCTATTCCGAGGTTCTGTGGGATAGCCCGGATATGGTGGCGCTAGATTCAATGAGGGTATTGCCGTATAAGCTTGTCGAGAAAATTTCCATTGAAAATGGCGATGTGCATAACCGACAGAAAATAAAAAAGCTCCTGAAGAGCGGAGATTTTGCGGCGATACCGCATGTCCTTCAGGAGATGGATGAATATTGCGAAGTGAATTCGTGTACTGAAGCCGCCGATTACAAACGCTACCTGAATATGCTGGCGCTGCTTTATAAGAGCGGCGTACTCCGGCGTTTTTAACCGTTCACCTTTGCGACAAATTCACGGCAGACCGCTTCCGGATCGGGCTTGCCGAAGATGGCGCTACCAACGACGAAGATGTTTGCGCCCGCTTCCTTGCAGGCGAGGATGTTGTCGAGCTTAACGCCGCCGTCAATCTGGAT
Coding sequences within it:
- a CDS encoding DUF4832 domain-containing protein, with protein sequence MLSRIALMATFLLGLACVPASFAAGLVKQKIDSTDYMITLPNYDRGFYTPQVLHIKPSGGKPIEKPYSKLLHLRAEISEFSSRAWLGIDTTGGKKDTTWGKSQDLTEDALNVLQQTFDNIRANKGFVIVRICYDPWYNGRSNVTPEHKWVLRHVEQLAPVLSKNTDVIVALEMGMHGAYGEMHSDTSITYDRVTEATNLMLRNTPPELKILTRTGNYSAKVLGFDNWGVDFHIDGEKFAEIAKAKGDTMYRVGMFNDGYLGTQYDYGTWGADCKTSICREEGVAWLEKYGINTPYGGEALTTANGYQVINTPEFLAYEGFRTHTSYLNIQWNNNLINSWKKTLFKQKDFDYDPARVDSLTGFKYINDHLGYRFVLRESWLSDTVGSDHVLHAKFRVQNVGFGNLTWKAPVKLAVLEDLEGSDLDMCPDMDYVDLPDVDFRNVHSRTISIAGGDTVMTFDGNNEIEVSVKLGKLRYRNYQVYLKVGNIEFANDKPSGKGTCGLEQPAAYLGKFYFDESVQSIAPRVVRGSVQKSQTPYVERVRNNMIIRNGERSYRLNGAGITP